TATATTACAACAAGCAAATATGAATATATGAGATTTAACCACAGTAACGATGCAGTATATGATAATGAAAAAATGGCAGCCCATAGCATAAAAGAAGTACCTTTTGATATTTTAAGATTAAGAGAAGAAGGTGAGACATTTTATCATCGCCTCTATTCTGGCGAAAAAATAAGATTTAAAGTATTACTTGACTCAAAAGAGATTAAAGGGGCAAATATAACTTTATCTACAAAAACAGGCTGGTCAAAAACTATAAAAACAGACGAAAACGGAGTTGCAGTTTTTACACTGATTCAAGATTATTTTCCTGATTGGAATAAATTTGACAGAAGACATCAAAACAAGTTTTTAATAACTGCAACATATACAAAAGATGCCAAAGGTGAATACGAATATGAAGATTACGAAAATATAAAATATACATCTACATATTCAAGTATTTATTATCCCGGTGACAGTTCATATAAGTCCTATGCTTACGGTTTATTAGCGGCAATATTTACTATGATTTTAAGCGGATTTATTATTTACATCTATAGAAAAAGAAGAGAACAACCCTTTAAAGAGGTAAAATTTAATGAAAAAAATTAGAGACTTCATAAACAAAGCAGACATAAAAAAGTTTCGTTTTTGGTTACAACTATTTTTCTTTGTCATCTTTATATACGGCGGATACTTTGCTATTAATTTAGGAAATTCAATACCGGTATTTTCATGCGGTTACGATAGAGAAGTCGGTGGAATGTGTTATTTTCTACCGCTTCAACACCAATTGGCGAGACCTCTGGATGTACTCTTTAGCGTTGCCAGCATCTCGGTTCTTATTGGGTTTATAACATTTTTACTATGGTTTATCGTATTTAACAAAGCTTGGTGTGGATATGCCTGTCCGCTTGGTACTATGCAAGACTGGCTGACAGGACTTAGAAAAAAACTCGGCATCAGATACAGCACATATACACAGCCTCAATTTGATAAGTTAAAAAAGATAAAGTATATTATGCTTGCCATCGTTATTTTATCTCCTATCGCAGTTGGAATGGGTCTTCTTGGGGGTGAATGGAGGACGGCATTTTGTAGCATCTGTCCGGGAAGAATGATAACACCTTTATTTGTAGGAGATACATCTCAATGGGCACTTGATTTTTCTACTAAAAGTGCGATGATTTTAACTTCCTTGGGTCTAATTTTTACAGGTTTATTCGTAGTCGGTTCATTTATCAAAAAACGCTTTTTTTGTTTCTTTTGCCCGATGAGTGCAATGCATTATATTTTTAGCGATGCAGCACTTTTAAAACTAAAAAAAGACGGTGATAAATGTACAAAATGCGGTGATTGCTACAATGTTTGCGATATGCAGATAAAAGATATTGCAGATGATGTTAAAAGCACAAATATTTTAAGAGATGACTGCATTATGTGCTTAAAATGCGTAGCAGCTTGCCCTGAAGACGATGCTTTGCATGTGGATCTTGTAAATTATCCTATTTTTAAATCAACAAAAGGCGGGTTTGTTAAAAGAATGGAAATACAAGAGCTGGAGAAAAAAAATGACTAAAAGAGCCGGACACAAAATAGAGACTCCTAAAGAGAAACAAAATCGTCATAAAGCGATGGAAGCCATAACGGTACTTGAAAAGATAAAACATGAGTTTAAAAAGCCTCCAGAAGCAATGGAATATTTTTATGATTTGTATGAGAGTGTACATTGCAAACACGAACCTTTACATAAAGATAAAGTAAAAGTCGGAACTATGTGCATCCAAGTACCATCCGAAATAGTTTATGCACTGGATGCAGTACCTATTAGGATGTGTAACGGTTTTTATACAGACGATGAGATAGGAAGCGACTTATTACCTTCAAAATCATGTCCACTCGTAAAAGCTACCGTAGGACTTTTTGCATCCGATAATTTTTCCGATAAACCGGATGTTGTAGTATCTCCTACTACCTGTGACCAAAAAGCAAAATCGGGCGCTATTATAGAAGATATGGGCTATAGCATCTTCGATATGGAATTTCCAAGAACAAAAGAGAGTGAAGAAAGCCGTGAATACTGGAGACGCAGTGTAAGAAAATTTACAAAAGAGTTATCAAATGATTTGGGAAAAAAGATTACTAAAAAAGCTTTAAGAGAATCTATCAAAAAGGTAGGTTTGGCACAGCATCTGTACCATAAACTAAATATCTTACGAAAAAATGAAAATTCTCCAATTTTGGGGCTTGATATGTTTTTAGTTACAAATGCTTTTTTCTTTGACAAAATAGACAACTGGATTAATGCGGTGGATACACTGGTAAAAGAGTGTGAACAAAGGGTTAAGGATGAGTTTAACGCCGCACATAAAAGAAGTCCGAGAATCGTATATACGGGTTCACCTCCGATATTTCCAAATCTAAAAATTCCTTTAATTATAGAACAATCAGATGCAATAATAGTTGCAGATGAGACTTGCTCGTCCAACAGAATGTTTAACGACATGGTAAGTGTAGATGAGTGGTTTGTAAACGATATGATAGACGGTGTCGCAGATAGATATTTAAAAGGTTGCACCTGCCCTATCTTTACAAAAAATGATGACAGAAAAAGAAGAATACTGGACTTGGTAAAAGAATATAACGCCGACGGTGTAGTGTATCAGGCATTTGCAGGTTGTCAAGTTTACGAGATGGAACAAAGATCGGTTTTAGAGGCTATGGAAAAAGAAGGGATACCGATAATTTATCTTGAAAGTGACTATTCTCCAAGTCATCTTGGACAATTAACAACAAGGATAGAAGCTTTTATAGAGTCTCTTAAAAATAGAAGAAGGAAAAAGTAATGCAGTATTTTGCAGGAATAGATATAGGCTCGACAGCCATAAAAATCGCACTCGTAGATGAAAATAAAAATCTTGTAGCACATAAAATAAGTGCAAGCGGAAGTATGTTTTATAAATATGCAAAACAAAGTTTAAGTGAACTTTTACGTGAATATAATATTGATGAAAGTGATTTAGTATATACGGTTGCTACGGGCTATGGCAGGAAACTTTTTAAAGAAGCAGATGAAAACATAAGTGAAATTACGGCAAATGCACTTGGAGCGAGGGCTGCTGCAAAAGATAAATGTGAGATAAAGACCATTATTAATATAGGCGGGCAAGATTCTAAAGCGATTTCACTCGATAGCGAGGGAAATGTGGTAAATTTTGCTATGAATGACAGATGTGCGGCAGGAACAGGGAAATTTTTAGACGTAGTAGCGATGAACTTAGAGCTTGAAGTCGATGAATTAGGAGAATACCATTTTAAATCAAAGGGAACTCCTTTAGCTATTAACAGTACCTGTGCCGTATTTGCAGAATCCGAAATAATAGGTCTTCTTGGAAACGATAATTCCGTCGAAGACATAGTTGCCGGGGTACATTACTCTATAGCAAAAAGAATTATCAAACTTGTAAAGAGAGTCGGTATAAAAGAAAATATCTATTTTGACGGTGGACCTGCTCTTAATGAAGGTTTGGTTAATGCGATTGAAAATGAGCTCGGAAAAGAGATATTTATACCTGAATTTCCACAAATAACTACTTCGTACGGAGCGGCTATTTTAGCACACGAATCTTATGAATATGAAAATAAAGCGAGATAATTAATGTTTAACAAGGTGCTTAAATTTTTTATTGAAAACTATAAAATAAATTATACGTTATTTTTTCTAATTTTTGCACTTGGAATATATGCATACAACCATATACCAAAAGAGATATCCCCTACGATTGAACCAAATTCTGTATCTATAAGAGGCTCTTACAACGGGGCTTCGGTTGATACTCTTAATACAATGGCCGTTCAAGAGATAGAAGATGAAGTAAAAAATATAATCGGTGTGGATAATATAACATCCGTTATTTCTCCGGGTAGATTTACCGTAATACTTGAACTGCAAAAAGGTGTAAACAAAACAAACTTTGTAAGAGACGTTGAAGATGCGCTGGCACTTATAAGACAAAATTTACCAAGTGATATGGATGATCCGGTAATTAGAGGAGTACCACATTCAAGAAGCATCATGCATGTATCTATGTTATCTTCCGAAGTACCAAGAAGTGAGCTAAAAAAGTTATCCAAAAAATTTAAAAGCAGACTTCTTTCCATAAAAGATGTATCTGATGTCACTATATTCGGAGACTCCGATCTTTTTTATGAAGTATTGATAGATGAAAAAAAAGTAAATGCTTATAATCTGTCTTTAGACGATACCGTAAGAATATTTTCTGAAATCTCCTATATATTTCCTTTGGGAATGATAGACAATGCCAAAGAACAATACTATATATCTTTACAAAACGATAAAAAAATTTCCGAACAGTTTGAAAATACGATTATTAATATTAACGACCAACAGATTGCCATAAAAGATATTGCAAAAGTAAAAAAACGTTATGAAGATTCATCAACTCTTGCGAGCATGAACGGAAGCAATTCTATAACACTTGCAGTATCTCAAAATCCAAAAGGCGATGCTATTTTAATAGCAAAAAAAATTAAAAAACTTATCTCTGATATGAGTATTAAAGGTGTTGAATTTAATATAAGAATGGATAAATCCACAGTTATAAAAGACAGACTTAACATTGTAATATCAAATATCTTATTTGGCATTATTTTAATAACACTTTTAACGGCTATACTGATAAATATACGCATAGCTTTTATAATAGCGTTAGGAATACCTACTTCATTTGTAATAGGTGCTATATATTTTTACTTTACGGGACATAGCATCAATGTAAACTCACTTATAGGTGTACTAATTGCTATAGGTATCATAGTTGACGATGCTATAGTGGTAAGTGAAAATATACAACAATATATTGAAAAAGGCCATTCTGCAAAAGAAGCTGCATATTTAGGTACAAAAGAGGTGGCAAAACCGGTAACCATAGCATCTTTGACTACCCTA
The genomic region above belongs to Sulfurimonas lithotrophica and contains:
- a CDS encoding 2-hydroxyacyl-CoA dehydratase family protein, producing the protein MTKRAGHKIETPKEKQNRHKAMEAITVLEKIKHEFKKPPEAMEYFYDLYESVHCKHEPLHKDKVKVGTMCIQVPSEIVYALDAVPIRMCNGFYTDDEIGSDLLPSKSCPLVKATVGLFASDNFSDKPDVVVSPTTCDQKAKSGAIIEDMGYSIFDMEFPRTKESEESREYWRRSVRKFTKELSNDLGKKITKKALRESIKKVGLAQHLYHKLNILRKNENSPILGLDMFLVTNAFFFDKIDNWINAVDTLVKECEQRVKDEFNAAHKRSPRIVYTGSPPIFPNLKIPLIIEQSDAIIVADETCSSNRMFNDMVSVDEWFVNDMIDGVADRYLKGCTCPIFTKNDDRKRRILDLVKEYNADGVVYQAFAGCQVYEMEQRSVLEAMEKEGIPIIYLESDYSPSHLGQLTTRIEAFIESLKNRRRKK
- a CDS encoding acyl-CoA dehydratase activase produces the protein MQYFAGIDIGSTAIKIALVDENKNLVAHKISASGSMFYKYAKQSLSELLREYNIDESDLVYTVATGYGRKLFKEADENISEITANALGARAAAKDKCEIKTIINIGGQDSKAISLDSEGNVVNFAMNDRCAAGTGKFLDVVAMNLELEVDELGEYHFKSKGTPLAINSTCAVFAESEIIGLLGNDNSVEDIVAGVHYSIAKRIIKLVKRVGIKENIYFDGGPALNEGLVNAIENELGKEIFIPEFPQITTSYGAAILAHESYEYENKAR
- a CDS encoding 4Fe-4S binding protein, which produces MKKIRDFINKADIKKFRFWLQLFFFVIFIYGGYFAINLGNSIPVFSCGYDREVGGMCYFLPLQHQLARPLDVLFSVASISVLIGFITFLLWFIVFNKAWCGYACPLGTMQDWLTGLRKKLGIRYSTYTQPQFDKLKKIKYIMLAIVILSPIAVGMGLLGGEWRTAFCSICPGRMITPLFVGDTSQWALDFSTKSAMILTSLGLIFTGLFVVGSFIKKRFFCFFCPMSAMHYIFSDAALLKLKKDGDKCTKCGDCYNVCDMQIKDIADDVKSTNILRDDCIMCLKCVAACPEDDALHVDLVNYPIFKSTKGGFVKRMEIQELEKKND